In Aquiflexum balticum DSM 16537, a single genomic region encodes these proteins:
- a CDS encoding phage baseplate assembly protein V, with protein sequence MTDILKESSEPISLSIKVNGKVLKDTVEILSVIVSKEVNKVSNAQFRVVDGGAFGVSNESFTNAEGSDFVPGNEIEIEMGYGNSRELVYAGILLSQRMIVKKNKSYLEISCKDKAVKMTKGRFSKIYTDGTDSDAFGKIAAQFGLNKDIDSTTETFRQLVQHYCSYWDFILMRAEMNNQIVITDNNKLKIKNIDLSSSPVISIQADMVVLDADLDIDAEDIVKEFNLVSWDESNQQITSTTSNVSDSLNLGNITVQKLAEVLSGISSNRISSASLTKGELENIGKSAVNRVVLNKIKGKIQVPGTSKVHPGDIVELIGFNQRYNGNAFVSKVTHELEEGDWITTLYIGMSSRFHSSFPELEEHEAGGNLPAAKGLLVGKVIAIHEDPDANYRVKITMPSFKGDTEEYVWARMTFDYASNQCGFFFYPEIGDEVLVGFVNNDPRFPVIMGGLYSKKNKPKQEPDEKNQFKSIVTKSGISIKFDDEDKILTIETPGGNKLVMNDKDKLIEAEDLNGNKWTMNESGISLDSPKDIKITAKGKISLDATAELGISSKADVKCKGMNVSHEAQVGFKAAGNASAELSASGQTTVKGAMVMIN encoded by the coding sequence AAATACTGTCGGTTATAGTTTCCAAGGAAGTAAACAAGGTTTCTAATGCCCAGTTTCGTGTAGTGGATGGAGGTGCATTTGGGGTTTCGAACGAATCTTTTACAAATGCAGAAGGCTCTGATTTTGTTCCGGGCAATGAAATCGAAATAGAGATGGGATATGGAAATAGTAGGGAACTTGTCTATGCCGGAATTTTACTTTCCCAAAGAATGATTGTGAAGAAAAACAAATCTTATTTGGAAATATCCTGTAAGGATAAAGCAGTCAAAATGACAAAGGGAAGGTTCAGTAAAATTTATACTGATGGAACGGACAGTGATGCATTCGGAAAAATTGCAGCACAGTTTGGTTTGAACAAAGACATCGACAGTACCACTGAGACTTTTCGCCAATTGGTTCAGCATTATTGTTCTTATTGGGATTTTATTCTCATGAGGGCGGAAATGAACAATCAAATAGTCATCACAGATAATAATAAACTTAAAATAAAAAATATTGACCTCAGTTCTTCACCGGTAATTTCCATCCAAGCGGACATGGTTGTCTTGGATGCTGACTTGGATATCGATGCGGAGGATATAGTTAAGGAGTTCAACTTAGTGTCTTGGGATGAAAGCAATCAACAGATTACATCCACCACATCAAACGTGAGTGATTCCCTTAATCTAGGAAATATAACTGTCCAAAAACTTGCTGAAGTACTTTCTGGGATATCAAGCAACCGGATAAGTTCTGCTTCTTTGACCAAAGGGGAATTAGAGAATATCGGCAAGAGTGCCGTGAACCGGGTGGTATTGAATAAAATCAAAGGAAAAATACAAGTTCCCGGAACCTCAAAAGTCCATCCGGGAGACATTGTTGAATTAATAGGATTCAATCAAAGATATAATGGGAATGCTTTTGTTTCCAAAGTAACGCACGAATTAGAAGAAGGGGATTGGATAACTACCTTGTATATAGGGATGTCCTCAAGGTTTCATTCATCCTTTCCTGAATTGGAGGAACACGAAGCCGGTGGAAATTTACCTGCAGCAAAAGGCTTACTAGTTGGTAAAGTGATAGCCATTCATGAAGATCCCGATGCAAATTATAGGGTCAAAATTACCATGCCTTCCTTTAAGGGAGACACTGAAGAGTATGTCTGGGCAAGAATGACATTTGACTATGCTTCCAATCAATGTGGGTTTTTCTTTTATCCTGAAATCGGGGATGAGGTATTGGTAGGTTTTGTCAATAACGATCCGCGTTTTCCTGTGATAATGGGTGGTCTTTACAGTAAAAAGAACAAACCAAAACAGGAACCTGATGAAAAAAACCAATTTAAATCCATTGTTACCAAATCAGGGATTTCCATAAAGTTTGATGATGAGGATAAAATTCTGACCATCGAAACACCCGGAGGCAACAAATTGGTGATGAATGATAAAGATAAATTGATAGAGGCAGAAGACTTGAATGGGAACAAATGGACCATGAATGAAAGTGGCATTTCCTTGGATAGCCCAAAGGATATAAAAATAACCGCAAAAGGGAAAATCAGTCTTGACGCCACTGCCGAACTGGGTATTTCCTCCAAGGCCGATGTAAAATGTAAAGGCATGAATGTAAGTCATGAAGCTCAGGTTGGATTCAAAGCGGCAGGAAATGCCTCTGCTGAATTATCTGCTTCCGGCCAGACTACTGTAAAGGGTGCCATGGTAATGATCAATTAA